A single window of Nicotiana tomentosiformis chromosome 1, ASM39032v3, whole genome shotgun sequence DNA harbors:
- the LOC104113278 gene encoding protein PLANT CADMIUM RESISTANCE 7-like gives MSPTEIQLAGPSFPITPTALNGTNRLECVANQNVPPKKSPKVSNLEFRPLVPWSTGLFDCCQDVHTCCLTCCCPCITFGRIAEIVDRGSTSCGVSGALYLLILCVTGCSCLYSCFYRSKLRGQYFLDEIPCTDFCSHCCCETCALCQEYRELKNQGFDMSAGWYGNMQRCKRRDVLPPSVQTGMKR, from the exons ATGTCGCCAACTGAGATTCAACTGGCAGGCCCTTCTTTTCCAATTACACCAACTGCGCTCAACGGCACCAACAGATTAGAATGTGTCGCGAATCAAAACGTTCCTCCAAAGAAAAGCCCTAAAGTTAGCAACTTGGAATTTCGTCCTCTAGTTCCTTGGTCCACTGGTCTATTCGACTGCTGTCAAGATGTACACACTT GTTGCTTAACATGCTGCTGCCCGTGTATCACATTTGGCCGCATAGCAGAGATTGTTGACAGAGGATCAACTT CATGTGGGGTAAGTGGTGCACTCTACTTACTAATTCTGTGCGTGACGGGGTGCTCGTGTTTGTACTCATGCTTCTATCGTTCCAAATTAAGAGGACAATATTTCTTGGACGAAATCCCTTGCACCGATTTCTGCAGCCATTGTTGTTGCGAGACATGTGCATTGTGTCAAGAGTACAGAGAACTTAAAAACCAAGGCTTCGACATGTCCGCAG GTTGGTATGGAAACATGCaaaggtgtaaaagaagagatgtGTTGCCTCCATCAGTTCAAACTGGAATGAAGCGATAG
- the LOC104113276 gene encoding pentatricopeptide repeat-containing protein At1g11290, chloroplastic-like: MSSFLATRFVVEWYMKSIGENSYKLFAKMSKRRYSSGISLNVRERSFFVDPIKFAEKQNVRSWTSKISNLVRENQSIEAINFFKTMLRNEHKPNYVTVLSVIRAAENLESTARCVHGFAIKLGFELELPIVTALVGVYSTWNMDAALKLFNRTRYKDVILWSAMVSACVKSGEYVDAIELFRKMLSSSVEPNYISIVGIVPACANLGALKVGKEIHAYSMKISFISHVNIQNSLVDMYAKCGSLKASVAVFRGIEKKDLVSWRTMIHGCVENDRFNEALSLFSQMRYCCFEPDDSVIREVIGALSELDEIKIGQCFHSLVLKQGYLRFVSVVTALLHMYGDLCEIESARSLFDRLKPRDLIAWSTMIAAYAQSELPSNAFDIYWQMQSANEKPNEIIYVSLLQACSSMAAEEIGEGIHAQVIKIVNISNPFLISSLIDMYCKFGRISQGTAIFSEFPNKDLICWSSMINGYGINGHGNKALECFLDMLNSGIKPNDVVFISVLSACSHCDLEYEGWNWFYAMEERFDVTPKLAHYACMVDMLSRQGNIEEALEFVNNMPIEPDKRIWGTLLAGCRKTRVSTEISEIVAKRLIALDPENTSYFVILSNLYAEQGRWKEVEELRQLMDEKNLKKELGYSLIETSLGYSLIETSL; encoded by the coding sequence ATGAGCTCTTTTTTGGCTACCAGATTTGTAGTCGAATGGTATATGAAATCAATTGGTGAAAATTCATACAAGCTGTTTGCTAAAATGTCAAAGAGACGTTACTCGTCTGGAATTTCATTAAATGTTCGTGAAAGGTCCTTTTTTGTGGACCCAATTAAGTTTGCTGAAAAACAAAATGTGAGATCATGgacatcaaaaatatcaaatttggTGAGGGAAAACCAATCCATAGAAGCAATCAACTTCTTCAAAACAATGCTAAGAAACGAACACAAACCCAATTACGTGACAGTTTTAAGCGTTATAAGAGCTGCTGAAAATTTGGAGTCTACAGCACGATGTGTTCACGGGTTTGCAATCAAATTGGGTTTTGAATTGGAACTACCCATTGTGACGGCTCTTGTTGGTGTTTACTCTACTTGGAATATGGATGCTGCATTGAAATTATTTAATCGCACAAGGTACAAGGATGTAATTTTGTGGAGCGCAATGGTTTCAGCTTGTGTCAAGAGTGGAGAGTATGTTGATGCTATTGAACTTTTCAGGAAAATGCTATCCTCTAGCGTGGAACCAAATTATATTAGCATTGTGGGTATTGTGCCTGCTTGTGCAAATCTTGGTGCTTTGAAAGTTGGAAAAGAAATTCATGCTTATTCGATGAAAATTTCATTTATTTCTCATGTTAATATCCAAAATTCTCTTGTGGATATGTATGCTAAATGCGGGAGTTTGAAGGCATCCGTTGCTGTTTTTCGTGGAATAGAGAAGAAGGATCTTGTTTCATGGAGGACTATGATTCATGGATGCGTAGAAAATGATCGTTTCAATGAAGCTTTGAGTCTGTTCTCTCAGATGAGGTATTGTTGCTTTGAACCGGATGATAGTGTTATTCGTGAAGTTATTGGAGCATTATCAGAATTGGATGAGATAAAAATTGGACAGTGTTTTCACAGCCTTGTGCTCAAGCAGGGATATTTGAGATTTGTTTCGGTAGTGACTGCTCTTCTTCAcatgtatggtgatttatgtgaGATTGAATCAGCCAGGAGTCTGTTTGATCGCCTGAAACCAAGAGATCTTATTGCCTGGAGTACAATGATTGCGGCATATGCCCAAAGTGAGCTGCCTAGTAATGCTTTTGATATATATTGGCAGATGCAATCAGCAAATGAGAAGCCTAACGAGATCATCTATGTTAGTCTATTACAGGCTTGTTCTTCGATGGCTGCTGAAGAGATTGGAGAAGGTATACATGCACAAGTGATTAAAATTGTAAATATATCCAATCCCTTTTTGATATCTTCGCTTATTGACATGTATTGCAAATTCGGACGCATAAGCCAAGGAACGGCTATTTTCAGTGAATTTCCTAACAAAGACCTTATTTGCTGGAGCTCAATGATAAATGGGTATGGCATTAATGGGCATGGAAATAAGGCTCTTGAGTGTTTCTTAGACATGTTGAACTCTGGGATAAAACCAAATGATGTTGTTTTCATTTCTGTTCTATCTGCATGCAGTCATTGTGATCTTGAATATGAGGGGTGGAACTGGTTTTATGCAATGGAAGAGAGATTCGATGTTACTCCGAAACTTGCACATTATGCGTGCATGGTTGATATGCTTAGTCGTCAAGGCAATATAGAAGAAGCTCTTGAATTCGTCAACAACATGCCCATCGAGCCTGATAAGCGGATATGGGGAACTCTGCTTGCTGGCTGTAGAAAGACTCGTGTATCTACTGAAATCTCTGAAATTGTTGCCAAAAGGCTCATTGCTTTAGACCCAGAGAATACAAGCTATTTTGTGATTCTGTCTAACTTATATGCAGAGCAGGGCAGATGGAAAGAGGTAGAAGAGCTGAGGCAACTCATGGATGAGAAGAATTTGAAGAAAGAGTTGGGTTATAGCTTAATTGAGACCAGCTTGGGTTATAGCTTAATTGAGACCAGCCTGTAG
- the LOC104113279 gene encoding gibberellin 20-oxidase-like protein, whose amino-acid sequence MIPESQTPLQLPVLDISQPLNSSTLSSLAAACKEWGFFHVTNHGISNDLYTKIHCLSKHLFNLPSEIKVKAGPSSSLKTYTPHFIASPFFESLKVSGPDFFDSAKGSSDTLKAENNSEFSEILQDYGSKMTELAKVIQKTVLMSLGEEVGMKCYISEFGNCHGYLRINNYSPPDSLEKEVEGLGMHTDMSCITIVYQDELGGLQVRSKDGQWVDIMPCEGTLVVNIGDMLQAWSNDKLRSSEHRVVLKKPINRFSLAFFWCFEDEKVILAPDEVVGKENSRIYKPFVCSDYLKFRVNNEKGKFEKVGFTVKDFAGIGSK is encoded by the exons ATGATTCCTGAATCCCAAACACCATTGCAACTTCCTGTTTTGGACATTTCCCAACCATTAAACTCATCTACTCTATCTTCTCTTGCTGCTGCCTGCAAAGAATGGGGCTTCTTTCATGTTACTAATCATGGAATTTCCAATGATCTTTACACAAAAATTCATTGCCTCTCCAAACACCTCTTCAACCTCCCTTCTGAGATCAAAGTAAAAGCAGGTCCTTCCTCATCTCTGAAAACTTATACTCCTCATTTCATAGCATCTCCCTTCTTTGAAAGCCTTAAAGTATCTGGACCGGACTTCTTTGACTCGGCTAAGGGTTCTTCAGATACCCTTAAAGCTGAAAACAATTCAGAATTCAG TGAAATACTGCAAGATTATGGAAGCAAAATGACAGAGTTAGCAAAAGTCATTCAGAAAACTGTATTGATGAGCTTGGGAGAAGAAGTTGGAATGAAGTGTTATATATCTGAATTTGGTAATTGCCATGGTTACTTGAGGATAAATAACTACTCGCCCCCGGATAGTTTAGAAAAGGAGGTTGAAGGTCTTGGTATGCACACTGATATGAGCTGCATAACAATTGTCTATCAAGATGAATTAGGTGGACTTCAAGTAAGATCAAAGGATGGGCAGTGGGTGGATATTATGCCATGTGAAGGAACTCTTGTGGTAAATATTGGTGACATGCTACAAGCTTGGAGCAATGACAAGCTAAGATCCTCTGAACATCGTGTCGTTTTGAAGAAGCCGATTAATCGCTTCTCGTTGGCTTTCTTTTGGTGTTTTGAGGATGAGAAGGTGATCTTAGCACCTGATGAAGTAGTTGGTAAAGAAAATTCAAGAATCTACAAGCCATTTGTTTGCTCTGACTATTTAAAGTTTAGAGTGAACAATGAAAAAGGTAAATTTGAGAAAGTTGGTTTCACAGTTAAAGATTTTGCTGGGATTGGATCTAAGTAA